From Fibrobacter sp. UWR2, the proteins below share one genomic window:
- a CDS encoding GH36-type glycosyl hydrolase domain-containing protein: MATKQTKKSAPKAAKKVAAKAAAKYGYFDDAKKEYVLTTPATPIKWCNYVGTLNFGGIVDTTGGTLVCKGDPALNRITKYIAQMPCSDFKASTVYIRVKDGKGYKVFSPFVVPTLTKMDKWECHVGLSYMRWIAECCGLRTQVTIFVPTGSNTLLQDIQVTNLGGAAKEVDIIPVYEFSHFEAEKQLTNADWVPQTMTLKGHWEKDGHVVLEQYAYMKRDFAVNYVTANCKVGSFDGDRRVFLGANEMGSWAAPLSLGNKELSNSECDRGDNIAALMIHAGKIAAKKTFRTCTQLGQEQSLKVAAKAIKKYRDLKNVDKAFDELAKFWENYLATIQVQTPDAAFNSMVNVHNPRQCHTTKNWSRYLSLYQLGYGTSRGIGYRDSSQDLMGVMSHMPEEALELALNLLSVQRPEGNAMHQYAPLALAEDNGNEANAGDSREKKGVLDEKGQPAYADWYGDDHLWIVLTIANYLKETGKMDLLKKEVTFYEAGKKRAQREKGTVLEHLKRSLNFTRTHLGKHGLPLLGFADWNDCMNLPLGAESSFNTGLYAKALLEMMDICEALGDKKSIEMYKGWYEDVKKAFNDSAWDGKWWVRWFDKQGNAYGTNKAKYGKIYCNSQSWSVISGIATGDRAVQGMDSLNKLLNTANGVKSSTPGYRGFDPNVGGISTYPPGAKENGGIFLHTNPWVMIAETILGRGDKAFQYYSQINPAAKNTKLDEFESEPYCYPQNILGDEHKQFGMGRNAWLSGTSSWTYQAATQFIIGVRASFKGLIVNPCIPSTWDGFKVTRKFRGATYEIEVKNPKHVCKGVAEMIVDGKKIDADVAPIFTKGVHKVVVTLG, encoded by the coding sequence TACTACCGGCGGTACCCTGGTTTGCAAGGGCGACCCGGCCCTGAACCGTATCACCAAGTACATCGCCCAGATGCCTTGCTCTGACTTTAAGGCCAGCACCGTGTACATCCGCGTCAAGGATGGCAAGGGCTACAAGGTCTTCTCTCCGTTCGTCGTTCCCACCCTCACCAAGATGGACAAGTGGGAATGCCACGTGGGTCTCTCTTACATGCGCTGGATTGCTGAATGCTGCGGCCTGCGCACCCAGGTGACGATTTTCGTCCCGACGGGCTCCAACACTCTCCTCCAGGACATCCAGGTCACCAACCTCGGTGGTGCCGCCAAGGAAGTGGATATTATCCCGGTTTATGAATTCAGCCACTTCGAAGCCGAAAAGCAGCTCACGAACGCCGACTGGGTCCCGCAGACCATGACCCTCAAGGGCCACTGGGAAAAGGACGGCCATGTGGTGCTCGAACAGTATGCCTACATGAAGCGTGACTTCGCCGTGAACTACGTGACCGCCAACTGCAAGGTCGGTAGCTTCGACGGTGACCGTCGCGTGTTCCTCGGCGCCAACGAAATGGGCTCCTGGGCTGCTCCGCTCAGCCTCGGCAACAAGGAACTTTCTAACAGTGAATGCGACCGTGGCGACAACATCGCCGCCCTCATGATCCACGCTGGCAAGATTGCTGCGAAGAAGACCTTCCGCACCTGCACCCAGCTCGGTCAGGAACAGAGCCTCAAGGTCGCTGCCAAGGCTATCAAGAAGTACCGCGACTTGAAGAACGTCGACAAGGCTTTCGACGAACTCGCCAAGTTCTGGGAAAACTACCTCGCCACTATCCAGGTGCAGACTCCGGATGCTGCGTTCAACTCCATGGTGAACGTCCACAACCCGCGTCAGTGCCACACCACCAAGAACTGGAGCCGCTACCTGTCCCTGTACCAGCTGGGCTACGGCACCAGCCGCGGTATCGGTTACCGTGACTCCAGCCAGGACCTGATGGGCGTGATGAGCCACATGCCGGAAGAAGCATTGGAACTCGCCTTGAACCTGCTCTCCGTGCAGCGCCCCGAAGGTAACGCCATGCACCAGTACGCTCCGCTCGCCCTCGCCGAAGACAACGGCAACGAAGCGAACGCCGGTGACTCCCGCGAAAAGAAGGGTGTGCTCGACGAGAAGGGCCAGCCGGCTTACGCAGACTGGTACGGCGATGACCACCTCTGGATCGTCCTCACGATTGCAAACTACCTCAAGGAAACCGGCAAGATGGACCTCCTCAAGAAGGAAGTCACCTTCTACGAAGCCGGCAAGAAGCGCGCCCAGCGTGAAAAGGGCACTGTGCTCGAACACCTCAAGCGCTCCCTCAACTTTACCCGTACTCACCTCGGTAAGCATGGTTTGCCGCTCCTCGGCTTTGCCGACTGGAACGACTGCATGAACCTGCCGCTCGGTGCAGAATCCTCCTTCAACACCGGCCTCTACGCCAAGGCACTTCTCGAGATGATGGACATCTGCGAAGCTCTTGGCGACAAGAAGTCTATTGAAATGTACAAGGGCTGGTACGAAGACGTGAAGAAGGCCTTCAACGACTCTGCCTGGGACGGCAAATGGTGGGTCCGCTGGTTCGACAAGCAGGGCAACGCCTACGGCACCAACAAGGCCAAGTACGGCAAGATTTACTGCAATAGCCAGTCCTGGTCCGTGATTTCCGGTATCGCTACCGGCGACCGCGCCGTGCAGGGCATGGACAGCCTGAACAAGCTCCTCAACACCGCTAACGGCGTGAAGAGCTCTACTCCGGGCTACCGCGGCTTCGACCCGAACGTGGGTGGCATCTCCACTTATCCTCCTGGAGCCAAGGAAAACGGCGGTATCTTCCTCCACACGAACCCGTGGGTGATGATTGCCGAAACCATCCTCGGCCGTGGCGACAAGGCCTTCCAGTATTATAGCCAAATTAACCCGGCTGCCAAGAACACCAAGCTCGACGAGTTCGAATCTGAACCGTATTGCTACCCGCAGAACATCCTCGGTGACGAACACAAGCAGTTCGGTATGGGCCGTAACGCATGGCTCTCCGGTACCAGCTCCTGGACCTACCAGGCCGCTACGCAGTTCATCATCGGTGTCCGCGCCAGCTTCAAGGGCCTCATCGTGAACCCCTGCATCCCGAGCACTTGGGATGGCTTCAAGGTGACCCGCAAGTTCCGCGGCGCTACCTACGAAATCGAAGTGAAGAACCCGAAGCACGTGTGCAAGGGTGTCGCCGAGATGATCGTCGATGGCAAGAAGATTGATGCGGATGTGGCTCCGATCTTCACGAAGGGTGTCCACAAGGTCGTCGTCACCCTCGGTTAA